CGGTGTAACGAGCGCGCGTGTCCAACGATTTACATATATGGCGCAAAGTGCATCACCGTGCGCGCAGGCACCGGCGGGCGAGTTGGTGCAAGGTGCAATCTCGATTCTCCCGGCGCACATCTCCTCGCATGTACGCCGCAACACACGCCGGCAGGTTGATACCGCGAGGAGGAAGGAAGCCGAGAGGGCGAGAGAAGGAAGAGGCTGCGGCTGTATGTCAGGGGGCCAAGCTAACGGTCCACCCAGACTCTCGGGACTCTCCGTAACCCAATCGTTGCAGCCGCGACTCGTCTgcttctctctcctctctcttcctcttccccTCGATCTCttttcctccccccccccctctctctctctgtctctctctttcctctcgCGGCTTTCCGGCTCGATGCATACATCGCATCGGACCGTGACGTTTATCCGGAAGACCGAAACAATTGCGATAGACTTTTGCTACTTTCTTCCGAAGAACAAGCAGCTATGACCGTGCaggtttcgagaaaaatcaacaatgttttttttttttttttttttttttttcatttttctctgTGAAGTTGCAGTAActatttatcttataattatgaaaataatatatctttgtcTACAAAATAGcaattggaaaataaatgtaatttaaaacgCTGAGAAAAGTAGCGGCAGTGTTTTTCACCGGTGCGCCATCAAGATTATCACTTCTCGAAGTATCGGCTTTCCTTCCTGGGACACGTCGTGAAAGTTACCTAATTATGCAATTGTACTTTTTACTTTCCCCTCACTTcaactttgatatttaactttgattttttttttgttcacaaAAACCAAGTTTCTGCAGACGCTGCTTTTACGCAGAGCGTCCCAGAAACGCGAAGTATCCTTTCTGCCGGGACAACCGTTATCGTGGAAGTATCCAGTTGtggattaattatttccgatGATGTTGCAGATGCGGAAGTTACGGGAGAACGAGAGGAATCGACCGATACGGCCAGCATCACGCATAGAGAAGAAGATTTTCACGGACGACGGTCATACGGTACGTAATTGCCGCTATCTTCAAACGCGAGCGATTTTCTTTACAAGTACCCTCTACGCCGACACGACGCGTACGTGAAATCACTCCTTTTATAGCAACAATTATTGCTAACATAAGATTACAAACGTTTCGAGCGTTCTCTCCTTCAAATAATGACTATTTACATACCTATCATCGCGATAAAGACATATAACCACACATATAACCATAAAGACATATAAGCCATTAAGGTGGAGTATCGTTTAAGGTGGGGTCATATGTCCACGCCGTAGAATCCGACGGAGCCATAAATGAAATCGAGGTCGAGCGCCTCCGTGAACTCGCGCTCGAGCAGCAGGAAGTCATCGAGATACTTAGACAGGCAGTTAAGgtaatggaatttttttttaagggaGTGGATATGAgttgataatttaaaagtatagATTTCGATTTCTCTCGCAAATTTCTGAGTGTTGCATTGGATGCCAAACAGCAGTATGTTATTTTGGaaggaaattaattcaattagaatatttttaatgcattttcagagaaagagatatgtaatactttatttttccttACTTGCAAAATTTAGAAAGCATCAGAATTTAATAcgaacataaatatttcaatctggaaaaataataaatcagtaAGGATTATTCAGCGAATACCGTGACTCGTATTTTTGCTGGGAAAGCAAAAATAAGTCAGCTCACGTTCACTCCGTTAAATAATGGCATCCTGCCCGAAATAAAGTAAAGGTAAAGTTTGAGAAACAAATACGGATGTTTTTCTCTTGCTACGtaaggagagagaaaggaaactGGAACAGCTATCGaacaaaaagaagaaggaggaattttataaacaatggCTCGAATTGGAACCGGTAGCCGAAGTAGAGGACGAAGAGGACCACGAAGACAATGACAGCGCCCTATCGAGCGCCCCGTCCTCGATGTCGCCGCAACCCGGAGGCTACGGTCAATGGCAGGGTAATGGTGTCACTAGAGAAGCGTACGAGGCCGTTCTCGTCGAGATCGAGGAGTTGCAATCGAAGCTCCTTCGGGAGCAGCGAGAACTGTCGCGTGCCAAAACTCATATTTGCGAGTTGGAGAAGGCACTCTTGCAAGaggtaaaaattgtttctttacattttttgcttttcaaatcataaaataaggtggatgttaattaatttttaattcttgacactatatatttaagaatttcgATAAAGAAGACTTGTGCATTCCACAGAGATGCGGCGATCGCGACAAAGAGTTGAACAAGTTGAATGACAAGCTTCGAGCCACCGAAGAGCGAGAAGCCAGGCTCTTAGTGGAGCTTTCGGAGATACGAGAACAGAATGAGCTTCTGGAGTTCCGGCTACTCGAATTGGAGGAAACATCCGCGCGCAGAGACAGTCCCGATCACACAGTGGACAGCGGCATCGTCTCGCCGGAACCCACTCACGCAAACAAGGTGAGCTTCAACAAACTTTACGAATTCTCTCAGCTCGtcgattaatataattgaccGTATATCAGATACTTATTGCTcgtgttataaataaataaataaatcgttgGTCAGTAATTTTGCATGTATAATATCTTTCTACTGTTTGCAATGCAACGATATTTCAGGATCACTCAACGAACAAACAGAGGAGTCGCGCAGTGGCTACCGTTATACCATACACGAATAACGCTACAATGAAATCTACGTCGCCCGTGTTGCCACGTAAACCACCACTGACTCTTCAGGAAAGCGGTATCTTCGAGGAGGATGAAGAGCAGGAGGACGAGGAGGAAGAGTCCGTTGAGCTGACTAGTCGCGGCACGCAGACGGAAGTGCCATCCGGCGAGCTTCTGCAGGAAGTGCAGCGTCTCCAGGAGCTACGGGCGCGGATCCAGGAGCGCGCGGCTAAGATCGCGACCCCGGTCTTCCATCCGATCGATTCGTCTAAGATCTGCCTCGACGTGTCGACGGTGGACTCGATAGTCCAACTGACATCCTACCAGGAACGCGTGCGCGACCTCGAGGAGCGACTCGAAACGCACGAGGAGGCCGAAAAGAACCTAGTGCGGGAGAAGCAATTGTCGAAACAACGGGAAGAGGAACTGCTCGACGAGAACTACAAACTTACGGAGAGGATATACTGGTTGGAGAACGAGATGCGAAACATCGCGGAATCCAACGAGGATAACGATGAGAGCAAAGGCGAAATAACTGTCGCGCAGCGGATCGAAAATATCGAGCAGAATAAACGTGAGCTTTCGGAAAATTTGGAAGCTGCGCAGAATACGCGTACGAATGACGCGGAATATCATCAATGCCAGAATCAGGCTAATGCGGAAAATTTCGATCAGCAAAGCGCCTCGGAAGTACAATGTAACGTCACggtatgtaattaatttacaatcgtATTTTTTTAGTCCTtcgaaattgttttataataattttttatttaaaaattgctattcCAAGCGAATatcttctaataaaaaaa
This DNA window, taken from Linepithema humile isolate Giens D197 chromosome 7, Lhum_UNIL_v1.0, whole genome shotgun sequence, encodes the following:
- the LOC105667609 gene encoding janus kinase and microtubule-interacting protein 1 isoform X1, coding for MASSSEGDTVKPTNTNKSTTNGINLLAPAEGARKRRRLESLTTNSEIPKKTQRRDGPCNSDVEAFGEKKAEHSEDRKDSSLPRLRKKQDQTAVTNPQDARVPRACEPSTGRNDTNRLRKTIQWLEEGARRLREDLANVRTELHEERRATKIARREFETALREAKFAEAAKYQPIIAELKTRLAQFVSPLPSPSPSPSPPFKSDPENHKRELSALRKRLVEAESTIRKLEWQSVKSQANVARNGTSSYSDVRRLEAEVRCLRAENEKLEEKLRIALNAEKTRIAEIRVLRENHEAELSALRKSLRSETIKMMDELRGKSREIEKLSKLLKRRKLAPPVERDTMRKLRENERNRPIRPASRIEKKIFTDDGHTVGSYVHAVESDGAINEIEVERLRELALEQQEVIEILRQAVKERERKLEQLSNKKKKEEFYKQWLELEPVAEVEDEEDHEDNDSALSSAPSSMSPQPGGYGQWQGNGVTREAYEAVLVEIEELQSKLLREQRELSRAKTHICELEKALLQERCGDRDKELNKLNDKLRATEEREARLLVELSEIREQNELLEFRLLELEETSARRDSPDHTVDSGIVSPEPTHANKDHSTNKQRSRAVATVIPYTNNATMKSTSPVLPRKPPLTLQESGIFEEDEEQEDEEEESVELTSRGTQTEVPSGELLQEVQRLQELRARIQERAAKIATPVFHPIDSSKICLDVSTVDSIVQLTSYQERVRDLEERLETHEEAEKNLVREKQLSKQREEELLDENYKLTERIYWLENEMRNIAESNEDNDESKGEITVAQRIENIEQNKRELSENLEAAQNTRTNDAEYHQCQNQANAENFDQQSASEVQCNVTLVSLEKRKKEDEMELREPQEPVVIDFTESDSGKKVRRRRINSNERVMRYTRNTDLRASNVGYMRDVSFRRRNYSLVLYQEICV
- the LOC105667609 gene encoding janus kinase and microtubule-interacting protein 1 isoform X2, whose translation is MASSSEGDTVKPTNTNKSTTNGINLLAPAEGARKRRRLESLTTNSEIPKKTQRRDGPCNSDVEAFGEKKAEHSEDRKDSSLPRLRKKQDQTAVTNPQDARVPRACEPSTGRNDTNRLRKTIQWLEEGARRLREDLANVRTELHEERRATKIARREFETALREAKFAEAAKYQPIIAELKTRLAQFVSPLPSPSPSPSPPFKSDPENHKRELSALRKRLVEAESTIRKLEWQSVKSQANVARNGTSSYSDVRRLEAEVRCLRAENEKLEEKLRIALNAEKTRIAEIRVLRENHEAELSALRKSLRSETIKMMDELRGKSREIEKLSKLLKRRKLAPPVERDTMRKLRENERNRPIRPASRIEKKIFTDDGHTVGSYVHAVESDGAINEIEVERLRELALEQQEVIEILRQAVKERERKLEQLSNKKKKEEFYKQWLELEPVAEVEDEEDHEDNDSALSSAPSSMSPQPGGYGQWQGNGVTREAYEAVLVEIEELQSKLLREQRELSRAKTHICELEKALLQERCGDRDKELNKLNDKLRATEEREARLLVELSEIREQNELLEFRLLELEETSARRDSPDHTVDSGIVSPEPTHANKDHSTNKQRSRAVATVIPYTNNATMKSTSPVLPRKPPLTLQESGIFEEDEEQEDEEEESVELTSRGTQTEVPSGELLQEVQRLQELRARIQERAAKIATPVFHPIDSSKICLDVSTVDSIVQLTSYQERVRDLEERLETHEEAEKNLVREKQLSKQREEELLDENYKLTERIYWLENEMRNIAESNEDNDESKGEITVAQRIENIEQNKRELSENLEAAQNTRTNDAEYHQCQNQANAENFDQQSASEVQCNVTLVSLEKRKKEDEMELREPQEPVVIDFTESDSGKKVIYFRWR